From Variimorphobacter saccharofermentans, one genomic window encodes:
- a CDS encoding mannitol dehydrogenase family protein, which translates to MKLINYDSSWKNKGYELPEYDRDKVRRSTKEQPTWIHFGAGNIFRGFPAAALQKLLNQGLYDKGVIVAEGFDYEIIDKAYRPFDDLSLLVVLKANGSIEKKVIGSVIESLTADSTNALEWNRLKEIFANPFLQMASFTITEKGYSLSAPKEGYLDIVETDLKLGPKQPVHIMGKMTALLYERYKAGAAPIAMVSMDNCSHNGDKLFTAIEAYAEYWVKNGFIEDSFLSYITDTNRVSFPWSMIDKITPRPDDKVKEMLLQDGFEDTDLIITGKNTYTAAFVNAEETEYLVIEDAFPNGRPPLEKAGILFTDRETVDKVEKMKVCTCLNPLHTALAIFGCLLSYQTIWEEMRDTDLVKLVNKIGYVEGMPVVVNPGVLNPQDFIKAVLELRLPNPFMPDAPQRIATDTSQKIPIRFGETIKAYHASNTLKTEDLTFIPLSIAGWCRYLMGVDDNGNAFTPSPDPLLSELRQKLGNVKLGEPLSKEVLRPILSNRTIFAVDLYQVGLGEKIEGMFTDMIAGKGAVRATLKKYLSE; encoded by the coding sequence ATGAAATTAATCAATTATGATTCCAGCTGGAAGAATAAAGGATATGAGCTTCCGGAATATGATCGTGATAAGGTGAGAAGGAGTACGAAGGAACAGCCGACCTGGATTCATTTTGGAGCCGGTAATATCTTTCGGGGATTTCCTGCTGCAGCATTGCAGAAGCTGTTAAATCAAGGCTTATATGATAAGGGGGTTATCGTAGCAGAAGGCTTTGATTATGAAATCATTGATAAGGCATATAGACCCTTCGATGATCTCAGCCTATTGGTAGTCTTAAAGGCAAATGGAAGCATTGAGAAGAAAGTAATCGGAAGTGTAATCGAATCACTTACAGCAGACAGTACCAATGCATTGGAATGGAATCGACTGAAGGAAATTTTCGCAAATCCATTCCTTCAGATGGCAAGCTTCACCATAACGGAAAAGGGATATAGTCTATCGGCTCCCAAGGAAGGCTATCTTGATATAGTCGAAACGGATTTAAAATTAGGACCCAAACAACCGGTTCATATTATGGGTAAAATGACTGCACTTCTGTATGAAAGATATAAAGCTGGAGCAGCTCCGATTGCGATGGTTAGTATGGATAACTGCTCCCATAATGGTGATAAGCTGTTTACAGCAATAGAAGCCTATGCTGAGTACTGGGTGAAAAACGGTTTTATAGAGGACAGCTTTTTATCCTATATTACGGATACGAATCGGGTATCATTCCCATGGAGTATGATTGATAAGATTACTCCGAGACCGGATGATAAGGTGAAGGAAATGCTATTGCAGGACGGCTTTGAGGATACGGATCTGATCATTACAGGGAAAAACACCTATACTGCAGCTTTTGTGAATGCGGAAGAGACGGAATACCTTGTAATAGAAGACGCTTTTCCCAATGGAAGGCCGCCGCTTGAAAAAGCAGGTATTCTGTTTACTGACAGGGAAACCGTGGATAAGGTTGAGAAAATGAAGGTATGTACCTGCCTCAATCCGCTCCATACGGCATTGGCTATCTTTGGGTGCCTCCTGTCTTATCAGACCATATGGGAGGAGATGAGAGACACTGATCTGGTAAAGCTGGTGAATAAAATCGGATATGTGGAGGGAATGCCTGTGGTGGTTAATCCAGGAGTACTTAACCCTCAGGACTTTATCAAAGCGGTGTTAGAGCTCCGTCTTCCAAATCCCTTTATGCCGGACGCTCCACAGCGTATTGCTACCGATACCTCTCAAAAGATTCCGATTCGTTTTGGAGAGACGATCAAGGCATACCACGCTAGTAATACCTTGAAGACAGAGGACTTAACCTTTATTCCGTTATCCATTGCCGGCTGGTGTAGATATCTTATGGGAGTTGACGATAACGGTAATGCCTTTACACCTAGTCCGGATCCTTTGCTGAGTGAACTTCGACAAAAGCTAGGGAATGTAAAGCTGGGAGAACCCTTATCGAAGGAGGTTCTAAGGCCGATACTTTCGAACAGAACCATATTTGCTGTTGATCTTTATCAGGTTGGTCTAGGTGAAAAGATTGAAGGAATGTTCACCGATATGATTGCCGGAAAAGGTGCGGTAAGAGCTACATTGAAGAAATATCTGAGCGAATAA
- a CDS encoding PadR family transcriptional regulator has product MATTNKTKYAILGVLSIKPCSGYDIKKFCDKSISYFWNENFGHIYPVLKQLEADKLIRPEDNTSESRRKIYHITEKGRQAFCEWLVQPIELQPNRSELLLKLSFGNYMPKERVFTMMNEVRERNQRNLELYMEMEKSFVMDEKAQKDPAFPYWLASLRYGIHSAKAAIKWSKETIQLLSDDPNKQ; this is encoded by the coding sequence ATGGCAACTACTAACAAAACAAAATATGCGATTTTAGGGGTCTTATCCATAAAACCCTGTTCCGGTTATGATATTAAAAAATTCTGTGATAAATCCATATCCTATTTCTGGAACGAAAACTTTGGGCACATTTACCCGGTCTTAAAACAACTTGAAGCAGATAAGCTAATTCGACCTGAGGATAACACTTCCGAGTCCAGACGAAAAATCTACCATATCACGGAAAAAGGAAGGCAGGCATTCTGTGAATGGTTAGTGCAACCCATAGAACTACAGCCGAATCGATCGGAACTGCTACTAAAGCTCTCATTTGGTAATTATATGCCGAAGGAACGAGTGTTTACTATGATGAATGAAGTGAGGGAAAGGAACCAGCGTAATCTGGAATTATACATGGAAATGGAAAAGTCCTTTGTCATGGACGAGAAGGCACAGAAGGATCCGGCATTTCCATATTGGCTGGCTTCCTTACGCTATGGTATACATTCTGCGAAGGCCGCGATTAAGTGGAGTAAAGAAACTATACAATTATTATCAGACGATCCAAATAAACAATAA
- a CDS encoding carbohydrate ABC transporter permease, giving the protein MKESKGRIVFQCINYTFLFLMMVVCLYPVLYVLAASLSSFEFLSRGKVGIIPMGFTLDAYKRILTYPMLGRSYFNTFFYTIAGTIISMLISALAAYPLSRRPFPGQKFMSKVIVIAMLFSAGIVPTFLVVTKLNMYNTVWSILLPTAVSSFNVILLKNFFQQIPYELEESASLDGCSQTMILFRIILPLSMPGVVTVGLFYAVAQWNSYFPAMLYLRDRALVPIQIILRDIVIQNQTTDLAIDLVKGSDQISESVKYATIMVATLPIMLVYPFIQKYFVKGVMVGSVKG; this is encoded by the coding sequence ATGAAAGAAAGTAAAGGTCGGATTGTGTTTCAGTGTATAAATTATACATTTTTATTTCTAATGATGGTTGTATGTCTATACCCGGTATTATATGTACTGGCAGCTTCCTTAAGTAGCTTCGAATTTCTCTCCAGAGGAAAGGTTGGAATTATTCCCATGGGCTTTACTCTGGACGCATACAAAAGAATTTTAACCTATCCTATGCTGGGTAGATCATACTTCAATACATTTTTCTATACAATTGCCGGAACTATCATCAGCATGCTGATCTCAGCCTTAGCAGCGTATCCGCTGTCGAGACGACCGTTCCCGGGACAGAAGTTCATGTCAAAGGTAATCGTAATAGCCATGTTGTTCAGCGCCGGTATCGTACCGACCTTCCTGGTGGTTACGAAATTGAATATGTATAACACGGTATGGTCAATTTTATTACCGACGGCAGTGTCTTCTTTCAATGTAATTCTACTGAAAAACTTTTTTCAACAGATCCCTTATGAGCTGGAGGAGTCAGCCTCACTGGATGGCTGTAGTCAGACGATGATTTTGTTCCGAATCATTCTTCCGCTTTCCATGCCGGGGGTAGTTACCGTTGGTTTGTTTTATGCAGTGGCTCAGTGGAACAGTTATTTCCCCGCGATGCTATATCTCCGGGATAGAGCCCTGGTTCCTATACAGATAATATTGAGAGACATTGTTATTCAAAATCAGACGACTGATTTAGCCATCGACTTGGTCAAGGGCTCGGATCAAATCAGCGAATCTGTTAAATATGCCACAATCATGGTAGCCACACTTCCTATTATGCTGGTTTATCCATTCATCCAGAAATATTTCGTTAAGGGAGTAATGGTTGGCTCTGTGAAAGGATGA
- the nrdD gene encoding anaerobic ribonucleoside-triphosphate reductase, protein MKIIKRNGSEEIFDLSKIIAAVTKANESTEKQLLTSEQIKEIAEYVEFKCNRLGRAVSVEEIQDMVEDQIMSTGAFELARNYVRYRYQRSLIRKANTTDNRILSLIECNNEDVKQENSNKNPTVNSVQRDYMAGEVSRDLTARLLLPQDIVEADKLGIIHFHDTDYYAQHMHNCDLVNLEDMLQNGTVISGTMIEKPHSFSTACNIATQIIAQVASNQYGGQSISLSHLAPFVQISRDKIRAEVLEEVRVLNSSATEEKIQELVEKRLRREITKGVQTIQYQVITLMTTNGQAPFLTVFMYLNEARNEQEKKDLAIIIEETLKQRYQGVKNEAGVWVTPAFPKLIYVLEEDNVTEGTDYFYLTELAAKCTAKRLVPDYISEKKMKELKEGNCFPVMGCRSALSPWKDEDGNYKFYGRFNQGVVTLNLVDVALSSGKDMDKFWQIFDERLDLCYRALMHRHNRLKGTLSDAAPILWQNGALARLQKGETIDPLLYGGYSTISLGYAGLYECVKYMTGKSHTDPEATPFALDVMKYMNEACDRWKAETNIGFSTYGSPIESTTYKFAKCLQKRFGVIEGITDKSYITNSYHVHVSENIDAFTKLEFESKFQELSKGGAISYVEVPNMQNNIPAVISLIRFIYDNIMYAELNTKSDYCQECGFDGEIQIVKDTDGKLIWECPKCGNRNQDTMNVARRTCGYIGTQYWNQGRTHEIQERVLHL, encoded by the coding sequence ATGAAGATTATTAAGAGAAATGGTTCAGAAGAGATTTTTGACTTAAGTAAAATCATCGCTGCTGTTACAAAAGCGAATGAGTCTACGGAGAAGCAGCTGCTAACCAGCGAGCAGATTAAAGAGATTGCAGAGTATGTTGAATTCAAATGCAACAGACTGGGGAGAGCCGTATCCGTTGAAGAAATTCAGGATATGGTGGAAGATCAGATTATGTCGACCGGAGCCTTTGAACTGGCAAGGAATTATGTAAGATATCGTTATCAGCGCTCCCTCATTCGTAAAGCCAATACTACAGATAATCGAATTCTTTCTCTTATTGAATGTAATAATGAAGATGTGAAACAGGAAAATTCCAATAAGAATCCGACTGTGAACAGTGTACAACGAGATTATATGGCGGGTGAGGTCAGCAGGGACCTTACCGCAAGACTACTTTTACCACAGGATATCGTGGAGGCTGATAAGCTGGGAATTATCCATTTCCATGACACAGATTACTATGCACAGCATATGCATAACTGTGATTTGGTTAATCTGGAGGATATGCTGCAGAACGGGACTGTAATCAGCGGAACCATGATAGAGAAGCCCCATAGTTTTTCGACGGCCTGCAATATCGCTACGCAGATTATTGCCCAGGTAGCCAGCAATCAGTATGGCGGACAGAGCATCAGTCTTTCCCATCTGGCCCCCTTCGTACAGATATCCAGAGATAAGATTCGTGCAGAGGTATTGGAGGAAGTAAGGGTCTTAAACAGCTCTGCTACTGAAGAAAAGATTCAGGAGCTGGTGGAGAAGAGACTCCGCAGGGAGATTACCAAGGGTGTTCAGACCATTCAATACCAGGTCATCACACTTATGACTACCAATGGACAGGCACCCTTCCTGACAGTTTTCATGTATCTCAATGAAGCAAGAAATGAGCAGGAGAAGAAAGACCTGGCCATCATTATCGAGGAGACCTTAAAGCAACGTTATCAGGGAGTGAAGAATGAAGCAGGAGTGTGGGTTACCCCGGCATTTCCCAAGCTGATCTATGTTCTGGAAGAAGATAATGTGACAGAGGGAACAGATTATTTTTATCTGACAGAACTGGCAGCCAAATGTACTGCCAAGAGACTGGTTCCGGATTATATCTCCGAAAAGAAGATGAAGGAGCTTAAGGAAGGAAATTGCTTCCCCGTCATGGGCTGTCGCAGTGCCTTAAGTCCCTGGAAGGATGAAGATGGCAATTATAAATTCTATGGACGTTTTAACCAGGGTGTAGTTACGCTTAATTTGGTGGATGTTGCCCTATCCTCCGGTAAGGATATGGATAAGTTTTGGCAGATATTTGATGAGCGTCTTGATCTGTGCTACCGGGCCCTGATGCATCGCCATAACCGCCTGAAGGGTACCTTATCGGATGCAGCTCCAATTCTCTGGCAAAATGGTGCGTTGGCTCGGCTTCAGAAGGGAGAGACGATTGATCCGCTTCTCTATGGAGGCTATTCCACGATTTCTCTTGGCTATGCAGGTCTGTATGAGTGTGTAAAATACATGACCGGGAAATCCCACACCGATCCGGAAGCTACTCCTTTTGCCTTAGATGTCATGAAGTACATGAATGAAGCCTGTGACCGTTGGAAGGCAGAAACCAACATCGGCTTCAGTACCTATGGCTCACCGATTGAGAGTACAACTTACAAATTTGCAAAATGTCTTCAGAAACGTTTTGGAGTCATTGAGGGAATTACAGATAAAAGTTATATCACTAACAGTTATCATGTCCATGTAAGTGAGAATATCGATGCTTTTACGAAGCTGGAGTTCGAGTCCAAGTTCCAGGAGCTTTCCAAGGGTGGAGCGATTAGCTATGTAGAAGTACCGAATATGCAGAATAACATTCCGGCTGTTATTTCCTTGATCCGCTTTATCTATGATAATATTATGTATGCTGAGCTGAATACGAAGAGTGACTATTGTCAGGAATGTGGTTTCGATGGTGAGATACAGATCGTAAAGGATACTGATGGTAAGCTGATATGGGAATGCCCCAAGTGCGGTAACCGTAACCAGGATACGATGAATGTTGCCAGAAGAACCTGCGGTTACATAGGAACCCAGTATTGGAATCAGGGAAGAACCCACGAGATCCAGGAAAGGGTGTTACATTTGTAG
- a CDS encoding AraC family transcriptional regulator: MKNFSQSIREFRMNSVFVRIFLYIIILVIGSVGLVSFFSYKKSSGMMIKEVQVSNMLILEQAQKSIDKEINSLQSDLMQMALARNLNRVLYLSLEQSYQEIEVIQDSIASLSAYKSSNDYIADIWFYQEKADFVLGTGGKYQRSLFLSEVCKYAGDLNWDEIFNQGGFRILGKQIVHQGAYDVPVLVFSESLPFINKNPKGMIVVNLNETLFKKEMANSNDEKIVFNYVVDADGNVIYTNEQSYPDYKDLELIWEAVKNRSEEMEKSKDTVELSIEGKPFTIQYVKSSVFDWKYISVIPTEYITKSINQIKDVTILVSAISFILSVILTYYIIAGLYQPMNKILNYINIIGSKKSVMRHGQKDNEFTLINGIIDYVYKENQSLQDNFEKNKPMLQDKFIYDIINGQMDRKNFLTSGVEIGIELPFPYYQIIVYEIGDRKSSELKRYRKSCKEHVEEMKKIARDSLGDGCRCYFMEKNDQTIVSILNTEKSFYEFSGINDYLNNVQAYLEESLDEPYTIGVGLSYEEIDNCYLSFIDALEALNYKTVKGQNTVIYIDEVNGISSGVILYSIEKETQLITVAKSGNREVVLELLQSVFQDNLLENNISPELVDHLFHALAGTAIRTIFEMRLTSDRIFGKKEDIYTEIDSKNGLEEKVKYISYVFEMITKYVTENKQNQQSHILEKIQRHLEENYSMDISLDTVAEVVNLSTSYLSFIFKEISGKNFVDYVNEFRIEKAKQLLDETSFNVAQIAEQVGYNSANSFSKVFKKYVGISPGQYRKI; the protein is encoded by the coding sequence ATGAAGAATTTTTCCCAAAGTATTAGGGAATTTCGTATGAATAGCGTATTTGTTAGAATTTTTTTATATATTATCATATTGGTTATTGGTTCGGTGGGCCTGGTGTCCTTTTTTTCATACAAGAAGTCTTCCGGTATGATGATTAAAGAAGTACAGGTCAGTAATATGCTGATCTTGGAGCAAGCGCAAAAAAGCATTGATAAAGAAATCAATTCTTTACAGTCCGACTTGATGCAGATGGCATTGGCTCGTAATTTAAATCGTGTTCTTTACTTATCCTTGGAGCAAAGCTACCAGGAGATCGAAGTAATTCAAGATTCGATCGCAAGCTTAAGTGCATACAAATCCAGTAATGATTACATAGCTGATATATGGTTTTACCAGGAAAAAGCGGACTTTGTATTAGGAACAGGGGGAAAATATCAAAGATCCCTATTTCTTTCAGAGGTTTGTAAGTATGCCGGTGACTTGAACTGGGATGAGATATTCAACCAGGGAGGCTTTCGAATTCTGGGAAAGCAAATCGTTCACCAGGGAGCCTATGATGTACCTGTTCTGGTTTTCTCAGAATCCCTACCCTTTATCAATAAGAACCCCAAAGGGATGATTGTCGTCAATCTGAATGAAACCCTGTTTAAAAAAGAAATGGCTAATTCTAACGATGAGAAAATCGTATTTAATTATGTCGTTGATGCAGACGGGAATGTGATATACACCAATGAGCAGTCCTATCCTGACTATAAGGACTTGGAATTAATCTGGGAAGCTGTAAAGAACAGATCCGAAGAGATGGAAAAATCCAAGGATACCGTGGAATTATCCATTGAAGGAAAACCTTTTACGATTCAGTATGTCAAATCAAGTGTATTTGACTGGAAGTATATTTCTGTTATCCCAACGGAATATATCACGAAGAGTATTAATCAGATTAAAGATGTGACCATTTTGGTTTCTGCCATCAGCTTTATTCTGTCAGTAATTCTTACCTATTATATCATAGCTGGACTATATCAGCCGATGAATAAAATTTTGAATTATATCAATATCATAGGCAGCAAGAAATCTGTGATGAGACATGGGCAGAAGGATAATGAATTCACTTTAATCAATGGTATTATTGACTATGTCTATAAGGAAAACCAATCCTTACAAGATAATTTTGAAAAAAATAAACCTATGCTTCAGGATAAATTTATATATGACATAATCAATGGTCAAATGGATAGGAAGAATTTCTTGACTTCCGGCGTAGAGATTGGAATTGAGTTACCATTTCCTTACTATCAAATCATTGTTTATGAAATCGGTGACAGGAAATCTTCGGAGCTTAAGAGGTATAGGAAATCCTGTAAAGAGCATGTGGAGGAAATGAAAAAAATTGCCCGTGATTCACTGGGTGACGGATGCCGGTGCTATTTTATGGAGAAGAATGATCAAACCATTGTGTCCATATTAAACACCGAGAAATCCTTCTACGAATTCAGTGGTATTAATGATTATTTAAATAATGTACAGGCGTATCTGGAGGAAAGCTTGGATGAACCCTATACGATAGGGGTGGGTCTAAGCTATGAGGAAATAGATAACTGCTATCTTTCCTTTATTGATGCTTTGGAGGCGCTGAACTATAAGACTGTGAAGGGACAGAACACGGTTATTTATATTGATGAAGTCAATGGTATATCCAGTGGAGTGATTCTATACTCGATTGAAAAAGAGACTCAGTTGATTACCGTGGCCAAGTCAGGGAATAGAGAGGTAGTTCTGGAGCTGTTACAAAGTGTATTTCAGGATAACCTTTTGGAAAACAATATATCACCTGAATTGGTGGACCACCTGTTTCATGCCCTGGCAGGAACGGCGATTAGAACCATATTTGAGATGCGGTTAACCAGTGATAGAATTTTTGGTAAGAAGGAAGATATCTATACGGAGATCGACAGCAAAAATGGTCTGGAGGAGAAGGTAAAGTATATCTCTTATGTATTTGAGATGATTACCAAATATGTGACAGAGAATAAACAGAACCAGCAAAGTCACATCCTGGAGAAGATACAACGACATCTGGAAGAGAATTATAGTATGGATATTTCTTTAGATACTGTGGCAGAGGTAGTTAATCTTTCAACTTCTTATTTAAGCTTCATTTTTAAAGAAATATCGGGTAAGAACTTTGTAGATTATGTAAATGAGTTCCGGATTGAGAAGGCCAAACAACTTCTTGATGAGACTTCATTCAATGTAGCTCAGATTGCTGAACAGGTTGGCTATAACAGCGCCAACAGCTTTAGTAAAGTGTTTAAAAAATATGTAGGGATCTCTCCGGGACAGTACCGGAAAATATGA
- the nrdG gene encoding anaerobic ribonucleoside-triphosphate reductase activating protein codes for MNYGEIKKYDIANGEGVRVSMFVSGCTHHCEGCFNQETWDFGYGTPYTAETEAEILQALSPDYIKGLSLLGGEPFERPNQRELLPLLKKVKDTYPHKDVWCYTGYLFDKELCQDSRARCEYTDEMLQYIDVLVDGEFVESLKDISLAFRGSSNQRIIDVKSSLQIGEVQLWEKLNKA; via the coding sequence ATGAATTACGGAGAGATTAAAAAATATGATATCGCCAATGGCGAAGGTGTAAGAGTATCTATGTTTGTATCAGGTTGTACCCACCACTGTGAGGGCTGCTTCAATCAGGAGACTTGGGATTTTGGCTATGGAACTCCTTACACCGCAGAGACGGAAGCCGAAATTCTTCAGGCATTATCCCCTGATTATATCAAGGGATTATCTCTCCTTGGAGGGGAACCCTTTGAGAGACCTAATCAGCGGGAGCTTCTTCCCTTACTAAAGAAGGTGAAGGATACCTATCCCCATAAGGATGTCTGGTGTTATACGGGTTATCTTTTTGATAAGGAATTGTGTCAGGACAGCCGGGCAAGATGTGAATACACCGACGAAATGCTCCAATACATTGATGTGTTGGTGGATGGTGAGTTTGTAGAGTCCCTTAAGGATATCAGTCTTGCCTTTCGGGGATCCTCCAATCAACGAATCATTGATGTAAAAAGCTCCCTCCAAATCGGCGAGGTTCAACTGTGGGAAAAGCTTAATAAAGCTTAG
- a CDS encoding ABC transporter permease, protein MRDIGRRRKETVNQSPKGPKLGIKKYMPFYIMFLPVLIYYVVFRYIPLIYSLIISLVKYQPAKGILGSKFVGLEYYLQFIKSTFFVRLIRNTLAINFLQLTLGFVAPIILALLLNEVGRAKFKKMVQTVTYLPNFISSVVVVSMVVTFLSPSTGLINNILQAFGLEKVNFLTEPGYFWMIFTLMTMWQTTGYTAIIYLASLTGINSELYEAARIDGAGRWKQLWYVTLPGISSTIVLMFLMKVGRVLDVGYDTIVLMYNPSIYSTSDVIGTYVYRRGILNGEYSFGSAVGFFQSIIGLALVILANKMAKKYSETSLW, encoded by the coding sequence ATGAGAGATATTGGCAGGAGAAGAAAGGAAACGGTTAATCAATCCCCAAAAGGACCCAAGCTAGGAATAAAAAAATATATGCCATTTTATATCATGTTCCTTCCGGTACTGATATACTATGTTGTTTTTCGATACATACCATTGATTTATTCATTAATTATTTCTTTAGTAAAGTATCAGCCGGCGAAGGGAATACTGGGTAGTAAATTTGTTGGATTGGAATATTACCTACAATTTATTAAATCAACGTTTTTTGTGAGACTTATTCGTAACACCTTGGCTATCAATTTCCTACAGTTAACATTAGGCTTTGTGGCTCCGATTATCCTGGCACTGCTTCTGAATGAAGTAGGAAGAGCAAAGTTTAAGAAAATGGTTCAAACAGTTACCTATCTTCCTAACTTTATTTCAAGCGTAGTAGTTGTAAGTATGGTGGTTACCTTTTTATCACCAAGTACAGGTTTGATTAATAACATTCTGCAAGCATTTGGTCTGGAGAAGGTGAACTTTCTGACAGAGCCGGGCTACTTCTGGATGATTTTTACCTTAATGACCATGTGGCAGACCACAGGCTATACCGCGATTATTTATCTGGCTTCCTTAACAGGAATTAATTCAGAACTCTATGAGGCCGCCAGAATTGATGGAGCGGGAAGATGGAAGCAACTATGGTATGTAACCCTTCCCGGAATATCTTCCACCATTGTACTGATGTTCTTAATGAAGGTGGGAAGGGTCTTGGATGTTGGTTATGATACCATCGTGCTTATGTACAACCCAAGTATTTATTCCACATCCGATGTAATTGGAACCTATGTATATCGAAGGGGTATCCTTAATGGTGAATACAGCTTTGGTTCAGCCGTAGGTTTCTTCCAATCAATTATAGGTCTGGCACTGGTTATATTGGCTAATAAGATGGCAAAAAAATATTCAGAGACTAGTCTCTGGTAA
- a CDS encoding macrolide family glycosyltransferase → MSNVLFINGNLHGHINPTLPIVKELVAQGETVYYCSTSEFQQRIEATGANFINYGHRVDQFLQSFRPHGNHPFYTLMEYILGMDLTVVASVIELAEHLQFDYIIHDIMFGGGNILAHKLGIPAIASCSSFVMEKLPLPDRMLEPGFHPQLDHLLDQLKLAKSEWSLPTLRISELFFKKEALNLVYTSKLFQPKSDCLDNSYCFVGPSIDSRNEELDFELSHEHKTIYISMGTIENKCIDFYNRCIEAFANTDYQVIMSIGKRTQMSDLHQIPDNFIIRDYIPQLEVLKHADIMISHGGLNSVSEALYFGVPIIAIPISNDQPAVAKRLVELGAGIGLKMDEITAEVLQSNVYTILANKHYRIQSAEIGDSFREAGGYKSAVEAIIKYKSIHHI, encoded by the coding sequence ATGTCAAATGTATTATTTATAAACGGAAATCTTCATGGCCATATTAATCCTACATTACCTATTGTAAAAGAATTAGTAGCACAGGGTGAAACGGTATACTATTGCTCGACATCTGAGTTTCAGCAAAGGATAGAAGCTACCGGTGCGAATTTTATAAACTATGGGCATAGAGTTGATCAGTTTCTACAAAGCTTCCGCCCACATGGAAACCATCCATTCTATACCTTAATGGAATATATACTAGGAATGGATCTTACGGTTGTTGCCAGTGTTATCGAACTAGCTGAGCATCTGCAATTTGACTATATCATTCATGATATTATGTTCGGAGGCGGCAATATCCTTGCACATAAATTAGGTATTCCAGCCATAGCCTCCTGTTCTTCCTTCGTTATGGAAAAGCTTCCTCTCCCTGATCGAATGCTAGAGCCTGGATTTCATCCTCAACTAGATCATTTATTGGATCAATTGAAGCTTGCCAAGTCTGAATGGTCTCTACCCACATTACGGATATCAGAATTATTCTTTAAGAAGGAGGCTTTGAATTTAGTATATACATCTAAATTATTCCAGCCAAAGAGTGATTGTCTGGATAACTCCTATTGTTTTGTCGGACCTTCCATTGACAGTCGAAATGAAGAACTTGATTTTGAACTAAGTCATGAGCATAAAACTATCTATATATCAATGGGAACAATCGAAAATAAATGCATTGATTTCTACAATCGGTGTATAGAGGCTTTTGCAAATACCGATTATCAAGTTATTATGTCCATCGGTAAAAGAACTCAAATGTCCGACTTGCATCAGATTCCAGATAACTTTATTATAAGAGATTATATTCCACAGCTCGAAGTATTAAAGCACGCTGATATAATGATAAGTCATGGAGGACTCAATAGTGTTAGTGAAGCGCTGTATTTCGGAGTGCCTATCATTGCAATCCCTATTTCTAATGATCAGCCTGCCGTTGCAAAACGCCTTGTAGAGCTAGGTGCAGGTATTGGTCTTAAGATGGATGAAATCACTGCAGAAGTGTTACAAAGCAATGTGTATACTATATTAGCGAATAAACACTATCGTATACAAAGCGCTGAAATTGGAGATAGTTTTCGTGAAGCCGGTGGATATAAATCAGCCGTCGAAGCTATCATAAAATACAAATCCATTCATCATATTTAG